One window from the genome of Saprospiraceae bacterium encodes:
- a CDS encoding gliding motility-associated C-terminal domain-containing protein: MRHFLLLLVFLSQTMLLNGKHIIGGDMSYRCLSVDTVNKFVNFAVTLKMYRDCYAFQAAEFDPQIKIGIYEKLPNGFYRNVKKLDQVLLKTPIVKINEDADNPCLIVPENVCVQEGTYEFQTGNLRMSTNSYYIAYQRCCRNETISNILNPDMDGAAFVIEITPEGQRVCNNSPRFKKFPPIVICINSSLNFDHSIIDADGDLVTYEFCTPLVAGGQDGTVNGSEMCYGVKPDPFGCPPPFNTVNFRTPTYTANAPLAGNPVVSIDPLTGLITGKPEIQGQFVVGVCIREFRNGILLTETRRDFQFNVTYCEPKVHAKLKSDSILSGKKFIINLCGKTSIDFENLSTDAQYIRAYDWTFNIGGVNQKEVQRNARFTFPGLGTYFGKMILNPGSECSDSADIQVNVFPEIRAGFGFSYDTCIAGPVAFLDNSFSGSGQLTSWNWNFAGSGNSILKDPSYIFNTPGLKAITLQVRDINGCLDDTVATIPYFPVPPLLIVEPSTFDGCTPLNVCFKNLSIPIDTTYDILWDFGDGQTSSEISPCHSYKTGGVFSVKLQITSPIGCYIEKNYPSWINSRQSPNADFSFTPDKFSSFQKTASFSDLSTNTNSRLWIFDQTDRSMLVNPMYTFRDTGKQSIQLIAINNNGCRDTLTQYIDVEPIVTYFMPNAFTPNGDSKNEQFLGLGILDGMRSFEMSIWDRWGGQVFKTNDPQEGWNGRFENSGNNMPNGVYVYVVRYTTPRNQLIELKGFASLIR; this comes from the coding sequence TTGAGACACTTTCTACTATTATTGGTTTTTTTAAGTCAAACCATGCTTTTGAATGGGAAACACATCATTGGGGGAGATATGTCCTATCGGTGTTTAAGTGTGGATACCGTCAATAAGTTTGTCAATTTTGCGGTGACCTTAAAAATGTATAGAGACTGTTATGCCTTTCAGGCTGCAGAATTTGATCCACAAATTAAAATTGGGATTTATGAGAAATTACCCAATGGTTTTTATAGAAATGTCAAGAAACTGGATCAGGTATTACTAAAAACACCCATTGTTAAAATAAATGAAGATGCAGATAACCCCTGTTTGATTGTACCGGAGAATGTCTGCGTCCAGGAAGGCACCTACGAATTTCAAACCGGAAATTTACGTATGAGCACCAATTCCTATTACATAGCATACCAACGATGTTGCCGTAATGAAACCATTTCCAATATCCTAAATCCTGATATGGATGGCGCTGCGTTTGTAATCGAAATTACTCCGGAAGGGCAACGGGTTTGTAATAACAGCCCCCGATTTAAAAAATTTCCTCCCATCGTGATTTGCATCAACAGTTCATTAAATTTTGATCATTCTATCATTGATGCTGACGGGGATTTAGTAACTTATGAATTTTGTACACCCTTGGTTGCAGGGGGACAGGATGGCACCGTCAATGGAAGTGAAATGTGCTATGGCGTAAAACCAGATCCGTTTGGCTGTCCACCACCATTCAACACCGTGAACTTCAGGACACCAACATATACTGCAAATGCGCCACTTGCCGGAAATCCGGTAGTTTCAATAGATCCTTTAACCGGCTTGATTACAGGGAAGCCTGAAATTCAAGGTCAATTTGTAGTGGGTGTTTGTATCCGGGAATTTAGAAATGGAATCTTACTTACAGAAACCAGACGGGATTTTCAATTTAATGTGACCTATTGCGAACCTAAAGTTCATGCAAAACTGAAATCGGATTCGATACTAAGTGGAAAAAAATTTATTATCAATCTCTGTGGCAAAACAAGCATTGATTTTGAAAATTTAAGTACCGATGCCCAATATATAAGAGCTTATGATTGGACCTTTAATATTGGAGGGGTAAACCAAAAAGAAGTCCAAAGAAATGCGCGCTTTACTTTTCCGGGATTGGGTACATACTTTGGAAAAATGATTTTAAATCCAGGCAGTGAATGTTCAGATTCAGCCGATATTCAAGTGAATGTTTTTCCTGAGATCCGGGCGGGTTTTGGGTTTAGTTACGATACCTGCATTGCCGGGCCAGTCGCTTTTTTAGATAATTCGTTTTCAGGAAGTGGACAACTAACAAGTTGGAACTGGAATTTTGCTGGTTCTGGAAATTCAATCCTCAAAGATCCGAGTTATATATTCAATACCCCTGGATTGAAAGCAATTACGCTTCAAGTTCGGGATATCAATGGGTGTTTGGATGATACGGTGGCAACAATTCCTTATTTTCCGGTACCTCCTTTATTGATCGTAGAGCCTTCAACGTTTGATGGTTGTACCCCTTTAAATGTGTGTTTTAAGAACCTCTCGATTCCAATCGATACGACCTATGACATTTTATGGGATTTTGGGGATGGGCAAACCAGTTCAGAAATTTCACCCTGCCATAGTTATAAAACCGGCGGGGTGTTTTCAGTTAAACTCCAAATAACGTCACCCATAGGATGCTATATAGAGAAAAACTACCCCAGTTGGATAAATTCAAGGCAGTCTCCGAATGCGGACTTTAGCTTTACCCCTGATAAATTCAGTTCATTTCAAAAAACAGCCAGTTTCTCAGATCTGTCAACCAATACCAACAGCCGGTTATGGATTTTTGATCAAACCGATAGAAGCATGTTGGTAAACCCAATGTATACGTTTAGGGATACAGGGAAACAAAGCATCCAATTGATTGCAATAAACAACAATGGTTGTCGCGATACATTGACGCAATACATTGATGTAGAGCCAATTGTAACTTATTTTATGCCCAATGCCTTTACGCCCAACGGAGATTCAAAAAACGAACAATTTTTAGGCTTGGGGATTTTAGATGGCATGAGATCGTTTGAAATGAGTATTTGGGATCGTTGGGGAGGCCAGGTTTTTAAAACCAATGACCCCCAGGAAGGATGGAATGGCCGTTTTGAAAATTCGGGCAATAATATGCCAAATGGGGTTTATGTATATGTGGTTCGTTATACCACGCCTCGAAATCAACTCATAGAATTGAAAGGTTTTGCCAGTTTAATAAGATAA
- a CDS encoding bifunctional 5,10-methylenetetrahydrofolate dehydrogenase/5,10-methenyltetrahydrofolate cyclohydrolase: protein MLLLDGNKLSTIIRKEILAKVIQFCQNDIRPPHLAAVIVGDNPASQAYVRNKMRACEEVGFASSLIKKPLATTQSELLDIIAKLNEDDQLDGYIVQLPLPRHIDEHAINLAINPIKDVDGFHPNNFGKMALGFKAFQPATPMGIMMMLDRYQIDTEGKHCVVLGRSNIVGTPIALLMSKKTKPGNATVTIAHSRTSNLKEICLSADILIAALGIPGFVKGDMVKEGVVVIDVGINKMEDPGVSKGYRLVGDVDFNEVSRKASAITPVPGGVGPMTITALLENTWSAYSKVY from the coding sequence ATGCTTCTATTAGACGGCAATAAATTATCAACGATTATAAGAAAGGAGATCTTGGCTAAAGTCATCCAGTTTTGTCAGAATGACATTCGGCCACCTCATTTAGCAGCGGTCATCGTTGGGGATAATCCTGCCAGTCAGGCTTATGTACGAAATAAAATGCGCGCTTGCGAAGAAGTCGGTTTTGCATCAAGTTTGATTAAGAAACCACTTGCAACTACCCAATCCGAATTGTTGGATATTATTGCCAAATTAAACGAGGATGATCAACTGGACGGTTACATCGTGCAACTCCCTTTGCCCAGACACATCGATGAACATGCAATTAATTTGGCGATCAATCCGATAAAAGATGTCGATGGATTTCATCCCAATAATTTTGGAAAAATGGCTTTGGGATTTAAAGCATTTCAACCGGCTACACCCATGGGGATTATGATGATGCTTGATCGTTATCAAATTGATACTGAAGGAAAACATTGCGTGGTATTGGGGAGAAGCAATATTGTCGGTACCCCCATCGCCTTATTGATGTCTAAAAAAACCAAGCCAGGCAATGCAACCGTAACGATCGCTCATAGCCGTACATCCAATTTAAAGGAAATTTGTCTGAGTGCGGATATATTAATTGCTGCTTTGGGAATTCCTGGATTTGTGAAAGGAGATATGGTTAAAGAAGGTGTTGTAGTAATCGATGTTGGTATAAATAAAATGGAGGACCCGGGAGTATCAAAAGGATATCGCTTGGTTGGGGATGTAGATTTTAATGAAGTTTCCCGAAAAGCAAGTGCAATTACACCTGTACCCGGAGGCGTAGGTCCGATGACAATCACGGCGTTGTTGGAAAACACCTGGAGCGCCTATAGTAAAGTATATTAA
- the rplS gene encoding 50S ribosomal protein L19 — protein MDLLRYVQDTLMDTSRIPEFSSGDTIVVSYKIIEGNKERIQDYRGDVINVRGEGKNKTFTVRKVSSGVGVERIFPFSSPNIAEIKVVKKGRVRRAKLFYLRKLSGKKARIKERTLVVRESTEA, from the coding sequence ATGGATTTGCTCAGATATGTACAAGACACTTTAATGGACACCAGCCGGATCCCTGAATTTTCTTCAGGAGATACCATCGTTGTCAGCTATAAAATTATAGAAGGAAATAAAGAGCGTATCCAGGATTACAGAGGAGATGTCATCAATGTCCGTGGTGAAGGCAAAAACAAAACCTTTACAGTCAGAAAAGTTTCCAGCGGAGTGGGTGTAGAGCGTATTTTCCCTTTTTCATCCCCAAATATTGCTGAAATTAAAGTGGTGAAAAAAGGACGCGTTCGTCGTGCCAAATTGTTTTACCTGCGTAAATTATCAGGTAAAAAAGCACGTATCAAAGAACGTACACTGGTTGTTAGAGAAAGCACCGAGGCTTAA
- the prmA gene encoding 50S ribosomal protein L11 methyltransferase, which produces MVDCISYRIETSPESFDLLLAVLSELGADAFQEHEDALEAFLEGEDLLQKQTVIESYLIEHKLVFYKIEHQRKDWNAEWESNFTPYTIETKLIVRAPFHPGDPNYTEELIIFPKMAFGTGHHETTSMILSYIVDQDFSNKKVLDFGCGTGILGILTAKHHADQVVFIDNDPLCIDNTQENLRLNFVEKGQVHLGSADIIPKMEFDLIIANITRNILLDTLPILSQHLKQNGQIILSGFLHQDLDDMNHQIHAVGLNYKSHMQKGEWICIIAEKPMPHQKI; this is translated from the coding sequence ATGGTAGATTGCATTTCGTACCGCATTGAAACCAGTCCGGAGTCTTTTGATTTATTACTTGCAGTTTTATCAGAGTTGGGAGCTGATGCCTTTCAGGAACACGAAGATGCATTGGAAGCTTTTCTGGAAGGGGAAGACCTCTTGCAAAAACAAACAGTAATTGAATCCTACCTAATAGAACACAAACTCGTTTTTTATAAAATCGAGCATCAACGAAAAGACTGGAATGCAGAATGGGAATCTAATTTTACTCCATATACAATTGAAACTAAATTAATCGTTAGAGCTCCCTTTCATCCTGGCGATCCAAATTATACAGAGGAACTTATCATATTTCCAAAGATGGCTTTTGGGACGGGGCATCATGAAACCACTTCCATGATTTTATCTTATATAGTGGATCAGGATTTTTCCAATAAAAAAGTCCTTGACTTTGGTTGCGGTACGGGCATCCTTGGAATTCTTACTGCCAAACATCATGCAGATCAAGTGGTTTTTATTGACAATGATCCTTTATGTATCGATAATACCCAGGAAAATTTGCGATTGAATTTTGTTGAAAAGGGTCAAGTGCATTTGGGATCTGCAGATATAATTCCAAAAATGGAATTTGATTTGATTATAGCCAACATTACCCGGAACATTTTATTGGATACCTTGCCCATATTGTCACAACATTTGAAACAAAACGGCCAAATCATTTTATCTGGTTTTCTTCATCAAGATTTGGATGATATGAACCACCAAATACATGCTGTTGGTTTAAATTATAAAAGTCACATGCAAAAAGGAGAATGGATTTGCATTATTGCGGAAAAACCAATGCCCCATCAAAAGATTTAA
- a CDS encoding GWxTD domain-containing protein codes for MNKWIVWFLFLPSLLMSNSKEGIEAFVQSNVFYTTELSPYLEIRLHILADRFTKNIERDSLLSIESQVTLILRKDSNIVKAERLLLNSTPQKSLHDMIHLVRWQLPAGNYILETKIEDLRDPSRELSLLDSVEIKNIPLKPHVSNLQLASVIRESKDTNNLFYKNGFISEPLPYNVYKETQKLLCAYFETYTCDKLGKRFFYRFNLSKQDSVGNFIVQQEWHKARTGRNFDAYYLKHDISNLTSGTYRLTVKLLNESSKEVAESFTEFNRVNPFWDKIAKLVASKVEDHQFFDTLSEPIIDYSLRAMYPLISSLDVDILNNFFKDKKLEEKRIFLFAYWSDQADTARIAFDKFLKYIRKLDAMFYSGFGYGFETARGSIYLRYGKPDEQIAEDKDNGAFPYEIWKYNKIIKTGQTNVKFLFYNPDLAGSDFRLLHSTAHGETHNKNWELELYKNALQEVRGNNPIDANSIPDGYNRRAREYFYN; via the coding sequence ATGAACAAGTGGATAGTCTGGTTTCTTTTTCTCCCCAGTTTGCTCATGAGCAATTCTAAAGAGGGTATAGAGGCCTTTGTGCAATCCAATGTTTTTTATACCACCGAGCTATCTCCCTATCTTGAAATCAGATTGCACATTCTAGCAGATCGATTTACAAAAAATATCGAACGGGATAGTTTGTTATCTATTGAATCCCAAGTAACCCTGATTTTGAGAAAAGACAGCAACATTGTCAAAGCAGAACGTCTGTTGCTAAATTCAACTCCTCAAAAAAGTTTGCACGATATGATTCACCTCGTTCGGTGGCAGCTCCCGGCAGGAAATTATATTTTAGAAACTAAAATCGAAGATCTCCGGGATCCCAGCAGAGAGTTGAGCTTGTTAGACTCGGTTGAAATAAAAAACATTCCGTTAAAACCGCATGTGTCTAATTTACAATTGGCTTCAGTAATCAGAGAATCAAAAGACACCAATAATTTATTTTATAAAAATGGTTTTATAAGCGAACCGTTGCCTTATAACGTATATAAAGAAACACAGAAGTTACTTTGTGCATATTTTGAAACGTATACTTGTGATAAACTTGGTAAACGATTTTTTTATAGATTCAATTTATCCAAGCAAGATTCCGTTGGAAATTTTATAGTACAACAAGAATGGCACAAAGCACGCACCGGTCGAAATTTTGATGCGTATTATCTTAAACACGACATCAGTAATTTAACCAGCGGGACCTATCGTTTAACAGTTAAATTATTGAATGAATCTTCTAAAGAAGTTGCAGAATCATTTACTGAATTTAACCGGGTTAACCCATTTTGGGATAAAATTGCTAAGCTGGTTGCGAGCAAAGTAGAAGATCATCAGTTTTTTGATACCTTATCAGAACCAATTATAGACTATAGCTTGCGAGCCATGTATCCCTTGATATCAAGCCTGGATGTCGATATTCTCAATAATTTTTTTAAGGATAAAAAACTAGAAGAAAAAAGGATTTTTCTGTTTGCGTATTGGAGTGATCAGGCCGACACGGCAAGAATTGCTTTTGATAAATTTTTAAAATATATCCGAAAGTTGGATGCCATGTTTTATTCAGGCTTTGGTTATGGTTTTGAAACTGCACGTGGAAGTATTTATTTACGATACGGAAAGCCAGACGAACAAATTGCTGAAGACAAAGACAACGGAGCCTTTCCCTATGAAATTTGGAAGTACAATAAAATTATTAAAACGGGCCAAACCAATGTAAAATTTTTATTCTACAATCCGGATCTAGCTGGAAGTGATTTTCGTTTACTGCATTCAACGGCACATGGAGAAACACACAATAAGAATTGGGAACTTGAACTCTATAAAAATGCCCTTCAGGAAGTGCGTGGCAACAATCCGATCGATGCCAACTCCATTCCAGATGGATACAATCGGAGAGCACGCGAATACTTCTACAATTAA
- a CDS encoding SDR family oxidoreductase codes for MKFVVVTGISSGIGLYLSKFLINQGFQVIGTHRDRDVPNGLPNTVNGLIQLYMDLANEHSIELAAIQIQKIVGYKGLYALINNAGQAIPGPLTEVPMEKIKYQFQVNVFGNLLLIQKLMPLLQKNGPGSRIINMSSVSGLFASPFLGSYAASKFALEGLSDSLRRELNLLGIAVVVIEPGPIRTAIWSKHLGVSEDYKGGLFDQYLLKATDIIQQMEENAMPLEVLNQPILDALLSTKPKTRYLIHKNKFLFLLLAKILPDKWADYLVNRNLKSNNNKLRPV; via the coding sequence TTGAAATTTGTAGTCGTTACAGGAATTTCGTCTGGAATAGGTTTATATCTAAGTAAATTTTTAATAAATCAGGGTTTTCAGGTCATTGGGACCCATCGGGATCGGGATGTTCCGAATGGGTTGCCTAACACAGTCAATGGACTGATTCAATTGTATATGGATCTAGCCAATGAGCACTCCATTGAGCTTGCCGCAATTCAAATTCAAAAAATCGTAGGATATAAGGGATTGTATGCCTTAATAAACAATGCAGGACAAGCCATACCAGGACCTTTGACCGAAGTTCCAATGGAAAAGATCAAATACCAATTTCAGGTCAATGTATTTGGAAATTTATTGCTCATCCAAAAATTGATGCCCCTATTACAAAAAAATGGACCCGGTTCCCGAATTATTAACATGAGTTCGGTGTCAGGTTTATTTGCTTCACCCTTTTTAGGAAGTTATGCAGCATCCAAATTTGCCCTGGAAGGTTTATCTGACAGTCTTAGAAGAGAATTAAATTTATTGGGAATTGCAGTAGTTGTCATTGAGCCCGGGCCGATCCGAACCGCAATCTGGAGTAAACATTTGGGAGTTTCTGAGGATTATAAAGGGGGTTTATTTGACCAATATCTTCTAAAAGCTACAGATATCATTCAACAAATGGAAGAAAATGCCATGCCTCTGGAGGTATTAAATCAACCAATTCTGGATGCGCTACTGTCAACGAAACCTAAAACCCGATACCTGATCCACAAAAACAAATTTCTGTTCTTACTTTTGGCAAAAATTTTGCCTGATAAATGGGCTGATTATCTGGTTAATAGAAATTTAAAGTCCAATAACAATAAATTAAGGCCTGTCTGA
- the maf gene encoding septum formation protein Maf yields the protein MNSKINLRKIILASNSPRRFQLMQESGFWFEQRSFDFEESYPDDLAVFKVAQHIAENKSKHAIHSIAPNEILLTADSIVVLNDRVFGKPSDFDEAYATLAHLSGKKHLVYTGVCLQDHHKKIAFTGSSEVYLRPLNHEEICWYIAQYKPYDKAGAYAVQEWIGLCKISHIHGSQANIMGLPTDLVYEGLKSFDGALVFPQ from the coding sequence ATGAATTCTAAAATTAATTTAAGGAAAATAATTCTTGCATCTAACTCTCCAAGGAGATTTCAATTGATGCAGGAATCCGGATTTTGGTTTGAACAACGGAGTTTTGATTTTGAAGAAAGCTACCCGGATGATCTGGCGGTATTTAAAGTCGCACAACATATTGCTGAAAACAAATCAAAGCATGCCATTCACAGCATCGCTCCAAATGAGATCTTATTAACTGCTGATTCAATTGTGGTACTTAATGACCGGGTTTTTGGAAAACCTTCAGATTTTGATGAAGCGTATGCTACGCTGGCACATTTATCTGGTAAAAAACATCTCGTTTATACAGGGGTGTGTCTCCAGGACCACCATAAAAAAATAGCATTTACCGGGAGTTCTGAAGTTTATTTACGCCCATTAAATCATGAAGAAATTTGTTGGTATATAGCGCAGTATAAACCCTACGATAAAGCAGGGGCATATGCTGTGCAAGAATGGATTGGACTTTGTAAAATATCTCACATACATGGAAGTCAGGCAAACATTATGGGTTTGCCAACTGATTTAGTTTACGAAGGACTTAAATCTTTTGATGGGGCATTGGTTTTTCCGCAATAA
- a CDS encoding M1 family metallopeptidase — protein sequence MKYLSAIILFFLFSVLAICQNSFSLKDSLRGALRPERNYDVSFYDLDVVVDINNQSLKGVCEIHLSANEALSVLQIDLFEKMNIRKITEGGRELKFQRNYDAILVQTNLKKGEQAVFKCYYDGKPQVAKNAPWDGGFVWSKDQNGKPWVGVACEGTGDSLWWPNKDHLSDEPEKGMEIHITVPSELMAISNGNLSKVTDADKTHKTYHWKVSYPINNYNVSLYIGDYSHFSDQYTALDGSILPLDYYVLSYNIEKARNHFEQAKKMLEVYEHFFDKYPFWNDGYALVESPYLGMEHQSAIAYGNNYQRGYLGGRIPENLNFDYIIVHESGHEYFGNAVSCKDHADMWIHEGFTTYLESLYVEYLFGRKEALKYLNSQRSMIQNKHPLIGPRDVNYQGFPDADMYYKGSWALQTLRFAIKNDSTWFKLIKGFYNTYKYKNIDSETFFNYVNNYTKKDFTPFFQQYFYHAEIPKLKIRVEADSNRTRIFYKLIASEEKLEIPIEISIDGRVIPLEAGTKERNIEFRKKFKNIKGVNNQSLVEVIPIEN from the coding sequence ATGAAATACCTATCTGCAATTATTCTCTTTTTTCTTTTTAGTGTGCTAGCAATTTGTCAGAATTCGTTTAGTCTAAAAGACAGTCTTCGCGGTGCATTGAGGCCCGAACGAAACTACGATGTTAGTTTTTACGACCTGGATGTAGTTGTAGATATTAATAATCAGAGCCTCAAAGGGGTTTGTGAAATCCACTTATCTGCAAACGAAGCACTATCTGTTCTGCAGATTGACCTTTTTGAAAAAATGAATATCCGAAAAATAACTGAAGGTGGCCGCGAATTAAAATTTCAGAGGAACTATGATGCGATTCTGGTTCAAACCAATTTAAAGAAAGGTGAACAGGCTGTTTTCAAATGTTATTATGATGGAAAACCACAGGTTGCTAAGAATGCACCTTGGGACGGAGGATTTGTCTGGTCTAAAGATCAAAATGGTAAACCTTGGGTAGGCGTTGCTTGTGAAGGTACAGGTGATAGCTTATGGTGGCCAAACAAAGACCATCTCTCTGACGAACCCGAGAAAGGTATGGAAATTCACATTACGGTACCATCCGAATTGATGGCCATTTCAAATGGTAATCTTTCTAAAGTAACGGATGCAGATAAAACGCATAAAACCTATCATTGGAAAGTGAGTTACCCAATCAACAATTACAATGTGAGTTTGTACATAGGCGATTACAGTCATTTTAGCGATCAGTATACCGCTCTTGATGGATCCATTTTGCCATTGGATTATTATGTTTTGAGTTATAATATTGAGAAAGCCCGCAATCATTTTGAACAGGCTAAAAAAATGCTGGAAGTTTACGAACATTTTTTTGATAAATATCCTTTCTGGAATGATGGCTATGCCCTGGTTGAATCCCCTTATTTAGGAATGGAACATCAAAGTGCCATTGCTTATGGAAATAATTATCAACGTGGCTATTTGGGTGGTCGAATTCCTGAAAATCTAAATTTTGATTATATCATTGTCCATGAAAGTGGTCACGAGTATTTTGGAAATGCCGTTTCTTGCAAAGACCATGCTGATATGTGGATCCATGAAGGCTTTACAACCTATCTGGAATCCTTATACGTTGAATATTTATTTGGAAGAAAGGAAGCATTGAAATACCTAAATAGTCAACGATCTATGATCCAAAATAAACATCCATTAATTGGACCACGAGACGTGAATTATCAAGGTTTTCCTGATGCGGATATGTATTACAAAGGAAGCTGGGCATTACAGACCTTGCGTTTTGCAATTAAAAATGACAGTACCTGGTTTAAACTGATTAAAGGATTTTACAATACCTATAAATATAAAAATATTGACAGTGAAACTTTTTTTAATTATGTAAACAATTATACCAAAAAAGATTTTACACCATTTTTTCAACAGTATTTTTATCATGCAGAAATTCCAAAATTAAAAATCAGAGTAGAAGCTGACAGCAACCGGACCCGAATTTTTTATAAATTAATTGCTTCTGAAGAAAAATTAGAGATCCCTATAGAAATCAGTATAGATGGTCGGGTCATTCCATTAGAAGCCGGAACAAAAGAACGCAATATTGAATTCCGTAAAAAGTTTAAAAACATAAAAGGGGTTAACAATCAATCCCTGGTAGAAGTCATACCGATAGAAAATTAG